A single window of Macrobrachium nipponense isolate FS-2020 chromosome 31, ASM1510439v2, whole genome shotgun sequence DNA harbors:
- the LOC135206482 gene encoding uncharacterized protein LOC135206482: MIMIKVLHVTSLSQSFCNESSFVGGMQEADIDKSHLERCDLLPETKKSVDNSQSLCHSKIPDFGLRLEETCTDIDVNVDSSHDGSHVCITEEQQSFGTVSRKEITFSDAEFDHNASINAPSSLVSSQHLGKAGEYLTLKPVDAITEIVDRDPLEIAVPYAESSVASSSEGEDTKLTSLVSVTHKERLLVKYSVPEEAAGCPLEKRLVKPKSNVKRPLNPYLLFQNEMKKKVIDDYPGEHYQATLKRLGIMWKTLSPSEKLKWQTKAENLKKEHQRQNPNYHYNPFEAFKKRQQYLKARMERSRMYRVSSESSVEDNPAMMLSPKFYGAVKKDA, translated from the exons ATGATAATGATCAAGGTATTACATGTTACTTCTCTGTCACAAAGTTTTTGCAATGAAAGTTCCTTTGTGGGAGGTATGCAGGAAGCAGATATAGATAAGAGCCACTTGGAAAGATGTGATCTCTTACCAGAGACTAAGAAGTCTGTCGATAATTCACAGTCCTTGTGTCATTCAAAGATACCAGATTTTGGATTACGGTTAGAAGAGACATGTACTGATATTGATGTAAATGTCGATAGCTCCCATGATGGTTCCCATGTTTGCATTACTGAGGAACAGCAATCTTTTGGTACAGTTTCAAGGAAAGAAATTACATTTTCAGATGCAGAATTTGATCATAATGCCTCAATAAATGCCCCTTCTTCACTGGTGTCTTCTCAACATTTGGGAAAAGCTGGAGAATACTTAACTTTGAAACCTGTAGATGCCATTACAGAGATAGTAGACAGGGATCCTTTAGAAATTGCAGTGCCCTATGCAGAGAGCTCTGTTGCATCAAGTAGTGAAGGAGAGGATACAAAACTTACTTCATTGGTCAGTGTCACTCACAAAGAACGCTTGTTGGTGAAATATTCTGTTCCTGAGGAAGCAGCAGGATGTCCTCTGGAGAAGAGACTTGTCAAGCCAAAAAGTAAT GTGAAGCGCCCCTTGAATCCATATTTACTCTTTCAAAATGAGATGAAAAAGAAAGTTATTGATGATTATCCAGGAGAACATTATCAAGCAACATTGAAAAGACTTGGCATCATGTGGAAGACTTTGTCTCCGTCAGAA AAACTAAAATGGCAAACGAAGGCAGAAAACTTGAAGAAAGAACACCAACGCCAGAATCCTAATTACCATTACAACCCTTTTGAAGCATTTAAGAAACGCCAACAGTACCTGAAAGCTCGAATGGAACGTAGCCGCATGTATCGTGTTTCGTCTGAGAGCAGTGTTGAAGATAATCCTGCtatgatgttgtctccaaaattTTATGGAGCTGTGAAAAAAGATGCGTAA